One genomic region from Leifsonia sp. Root1293 encodes:
- a CDS encoding 8-oxo-dGTP diphosphatase, with product MPLPQVCVCYLLRTDADGVTRVLLGRKKLGLGEGKYVGPGGKLEPGETPAEAIAREVLEEVGLVVDPRSLEERGLLSYHFPHRKAWSQESTVFVCRSWSGEPTESDELDPEWFALDAVPLHLMWDDARFWLPAVLAGGSVRRSFTFGSDLSSVVAES from the coding sequence GTGCCGCTTCCCCAGGTCTGCGTCTGCTACCTCCTGCGCACCGACGCCGACGGCGTCACGCGTGTTCTGCTCGGGCGCAAGAAGCTCGGACTCGGCGAGGGGAAGTACGTCGGTCCCGGCGGCAAGCTGGAACCGGGGGAGACCCCGGCCGAGGCCATCGCCCGGGAGGTCCTCGAGGAGGTCGGACTCGTCGTCGACCCTCGTTCGCTGGAGGAGCGGGGTCTGCTCAGCTATCACTTCCCGCACCGGAAGGCGTGGAGCCAGGAGTCGACGGTCTTCGTCTGTCGATCGTGGTCCGGGGAGCCGACCGAATCCGACGAGCTCGATCCGGAATGGTTCGCTCTCGATGCCGTTCCGCTCCATCTGATGTGGGACGACGCGCGCTTCTGGCTGCCGGCCGTGCTCGCAGGGGGATCCGTGCGCCGCAGCTTCACGTTCGGTTCTGACCTGTCCTCCGTCGTCGCCGAGAGCTGA
- a CDS encoding 6-phosphofructokinase, with translation MKIGILTSGGDCPGLNAVIRGAVLRGVISHEAEFVGFRWGWRGVVQGDIVPLPRQEVRGLSRQGGTILHSSRTNPFEGDGGGPENIQRMLDANGIDAIIAIGGEGTLTAARRLVDEGGIKVVGVPKTIDNDLASTDYSFGFDTAVEIATEAIDRLRTTADSHGRCMIVEVMGRHVGWIALHSGMAGGAHAILVPEQPQSIEQICEWVESVRDRGRAPVIVVAEGFRLSDMDSQHSHKGLDAFNRPRLGGIAEILAPMIEERTGIESRATVLGHIQRGGAPSAYDRVLATRLGMAAVDAVHDEAWGEMVTLRGTDIARVSIREATGALNVVPPSRYDEAAVLFG, from the coding sequence ATGAAGATCGGGATTCTGACGAGCGGGGGCGACTGCCCCGGCCTGAACGCCGTCATCCGTGGTGCCGTGCTGCGGGGAGTCATCTCGCACGAGGCCGAGTTCGTCGGCTTCCGTTGGGGCTGGCGTGGCGTCGTCCAGGGCGACATCGTCCCGCTTCCCCGCCAGGAGGTGCGTGGTCTCTCCCGCCAGGGAGGAACCATCCTCCACTCCTCGCGCACGAACCCCTTCGAGGGCGATGGCGGCGGCCCGGAGAACATCCAGCGCATGCTCGATGCCAACGGCATCGACGCCATCATCGCGATCGGCGGAGAGGGCACTCTCACCGCGGCCCGCCGCCTCGTCGACGAGGGCGGCATCAAGGTGGTCGGTGTGCCCAAGACCATCGACAACGACCTCGCGTCCACCGACTACTCCTTCGGCTTCGACACGGCTGTCGAGATCGCCACCGAGGCCATCGACCGCCTGCGCACCACCGCCGACTCGCACGGTCGCTGCATGATCGTCGAGGTGATGGGCCGGCACGTGGGCTGGATCGCCCTGCACTCGGGCATGGCGGGCGGCGCCCACGCCATCCTGGTGCCCGAGCAGCCGCAGTCCATCGAGCAGATCTGCGAGTGGGTCGAGAGCGTGCGCGATCGCGGACGCGCTCCCGTCATCGTCGTTGCCGAGGGTTTCCGCCTCAGCGATATGGACTCCCAGCACTCGCACAAGGGCCTCGACGCGTTCAACCGTCCGCGTCTGGGCGGCATCGCCGAGATCCTCGCGCCGATGATCGAGGAGCGCACGGGCATCGAGTCGCGGGCCACGGTGCTCGGCCACATCCAGCGCGGCGGCGCTCCCTCGGCCTACGATCGCGTCCTCGCGACTCGCCTCGGCATGGCGGCCGTTGATGCCGTCCACGACGAGGCCTGGGGCGAGATGGTGACGCTGCGCGGCACCGACATCGCACGGGTCTCGATCCGCGAGGCGACTGGTGCCCTCAACGTCGTCCCGCCGTCGCGGTACGACGAGGCCGCAGTGCTCTTCGGCTGA
- a CDS encoding DEAD/DEAH box helicase, whose amino-acid sequence MPDQRTTRTRTRSRDDDAPIIPILARKVREVEAKAQGGKLGPTNRTKYQVIALLMREERARVKADKELNETARAELLKRLDGIAQILAKTAARDTSLITLLEPDAGVSTVAQRFRRDWLLESGAELSPDELIITREAEVKPVPAANQVIPQSVKARQLANPFLAPDFSRQTAPAVPVRRLANWELLGPLFKSFEYGSGGQAATMSLPEAPKIDRLSPRGMEIMKHQARFVESVRQGHRTFLLADEPGLGKTAQSVLAASVADAYPLLAVVPNVVKMNWAREVERWTPHRRATVIHGDGQTLDAFADVVVVNYDVLDRHMAWLTTLGFKGMVVDEAHFIKNLQSQRSKNVLALAQHIRQKAPGGEALLLALTGTPLINDVDDFRAIWQFLGWIDGDKPAPKLMQKLEETGLTPADFGFYADARAAVIDMGIVRRRKVDVAADLPAKRIADLPVELDDDLGRSIRQAERELGYRLRDRFDALLRTRELTRGQLDDDQYDSFVRAVATAELEESKSAKNGENVFTMVRKIGQAKAALAADYAAQLARSVGKVVFFAKHIDVMDTAEDILAKADLKTVSLRGDQSALARQAAIDAFNNDPEVAVAVCSLTAAGVGVNLQAASNVVLAELSWTAAEQTQAIDRVHRIGQDEPVTAWRIIAAHTIDSKIAELIDAKQGLAARALDGSDQEIVSADSVQLDALQHLLRQALDGTL is encoded by the coding sequence ATGCCCGATCAGCGAACGACGCGCACCCGAACGAGGTCGCGCGACGACGACGCCCCGATCATCCCGATCCTCGCCCGCAAGGTGCGCGAGGTCGAGGCGAAGGCGCAGGGCGGCAAGCTCGGACCGACGAACCGCACCAAGTACCAGGTGATCGCGCTGCTCATGCGCGAGGAGCGGGCCAGGGTCAAGGCCGACAAGGAACTCAACGAGACGGCCAGGGCCGAACTTCTGAAGCGGCTCGACGGCATCGCCCAGATCCTCGCGAAGACCGCGGCGCGCGACACCAGCCTGATCACGCTGCTGGAACCGGATGCCGGCGTCTCGACGGTCGCGCAGCGCTTCCGTCGTGACTGGCTGCTCGAGTCCGGCGCCGAGCTCAGCCCCGACGAGCTCATCATCACCCGAGAGGCCGAGGTCAAGCCGGTTCCCGCGGCCAACCAGGTCATCCCGCAGTCGGTGAAGGCCCGTCAGCTCGCCAATCCGTTCCTCGCACCCGACTTCTCGCGCCAGACCGCCCCAGCCGTTCCCGTGCGGCGCCTCGCCAACTGGGAACTCCTCGGGCCGCTGTTCAAGTCGTTCGAATACGGCTCCGGCGGCCAGGCAGCGACGATGTCACTGCCCGAGGCGCCGAAGATCGATCGCTTGTCGCCGCGCGGCATGGAGATCATGAAGCACCAGGCACGCTTCGTCGAGAGCGTGCGTCAGGGTCACCGCACCTTCCTGCTCGCCGATGAGCCCGGACTCGGCAAGACGGCGCAGAGCGTGCTCGCGGCATCCGTCGCCGACGCCTACCCGCTGCTCGCCGTCGTGCCCAACGTCGTGAAGATGAACTGGGCACGTGAGGTGGAGCGCTGGACGCCGCACCGCCGAGCCACCGTCATCCACGGAGACGGCCAGACCCTCGACGCCTTCGCAGACGTCGTCGTGGTCAACTACGACGTGCTCGACCGCCACATGGCGTGGCTCACAACCCTCGGCTTCAAGGGCATGGTCGTCGACGAGGCCCACTTCATCAAGAACCTGCAGTCGCAGCGCTCCAAGAACGTGCTGGCGCTCGCTCAGCACATCCGCCAGAAGGCGCCGGGCGGAGAGGCCCTCCTGCTCGCCCTGACGGGCACGCCCCTCATCAACGACGTCGACGACTTCCGTGCCATCTGGCAGTTCCTCGGGTGGATCGACGGCGACAAGCCGGCCCCCAAGCTCATGCAGAAGCTCGAGGAGACCGGGCTGACCCCTGCCGACTTCGGGTTCTACGCGGATGCCCGTGCCGCAGTGATCGACATGGGCATCGTGCGCCGTCGCAAGGTCGACGTCGCTGCCGACCTGCCCGCGAAGCGCATCGCCGATCTGCCGGTCGAACTCGACGACGACCTGGGTCGGAGCATCCGCCAGGCGGAACGCGAACTCGGCTACCGACTCCGCGACAGGTTCGATGCCCTGCTCCGCACGCGCGAGCTCACACGCGGCCAGCTCGACGACGACCAGTACGACTCCTTCGTACGGGCCGTCGCCACCGCTGAGCTCGAGGAGTCGAAGTCGGCCAAGAACGGCGAGAACGTCTTCACGATGGTGCGCAAGATCGGCCAGGCCAAGGCCGCCCTCGCGGCGGACTACGCGGCCCAGCTCGCGCGCTCCGTCGGCAAGGTGGTCTTCTTCGCGAAGCACATCGACGTCATGGACACAGCAGAGGACATCCTCGCTAAGGCGGACCTCAAGACCGTGTCCCTGCGGGGAGACCAGTCCGCGCTGGCCCGTCAGGCTGCGATCGACGCGTTCAACAACGACCCCGAGGTGGCTGTCGCCGTCTGCTCGCTCACGGCGGCCGGTGTCGGCGTCAACCTGCAGGCGGCGTCGAACGTCGTGCTCGCCGAGCTCAGCTGGACGGCAGCCGAGCAGACCCAGGCGATCGACCGCGTGCACCGCATCGGCCAGGACGAGCCCGTCACGGCGTGGCGCATCATCGCAGCGCACACGATCGACTCCAAGATCGCCGAGCTCATCGATGCCAAGCAGGGCCTCGCTGCTCGAGCGCTCGACGGGTCCGATCAGGAGATCGTGAGCGCGGATTCCGTGCAGCTCGACGCCCTGCAGCACCTGCTGCGCCAGGCGCTCGACGGCACCCTGTAG